In one window of Maribacter sp. BPC-D8 DNA:
- a CDS encoding DUF349 domain-containing protein, whose product MSEDKEQQLPENSVEENTVIESAENTVEETVNTTEESTELPTEPSTEANEAAEETDVMNEIDDSNAEDAEDTDTVKRHEIPMPDYHEMSMENLVGELQRLVKNEKVQAIRKHVDSIKDEFNQKFDEFLEEKKEEFIANGGNEIDFRYNSVDKQQFNEVYSEYRDKRNQHYKSLEKSHKENLAYRLDLIEQLKALVNVEEDINTTYNNFKDIQAKWRHAGAIPRADYNNVWKTYHHHIEIFYDFLNINRDLRDLDFKHNLEEKGKIVARAEELSKEPDLNRAFRELQVLHKIWKEDLGPVGKDHREEIWDRFSAATKIIHERRQDYFKNLDKIKEENLERKHAIIAEISTLSENVSSNHGTLQQQIKKLEELREAFFKAGQVPQKVNSKTWNSFKGAVRVFNQNKNAFYKNLKKDQQENLDKKRALLEIAVSIKDSDDFDATTSEMKRIQGQWKKIGHVPRKYSDKLWKDFKAACNHYFDRLNALKNDAFKEEEANFKLKDEFLDRLKAFELSGDKAKDLEAIEKFSEEWKTYGRVPFKKKNINQKFDKIIDALYEKCGVSKQESELLKYGNKIQQLSNNDNQERAIQNERAFIRKKIDESKDEIRQLENNLQFFSNASETNPLVQDVIKRVNQHKESLAAWKAKLKKLNILKNTLLKEDEEAEVTEEPTTEE is encoded by the coding sequence ATGTCTGAGGATAAAGAACAACAATTACCAGAGAATTCAGTAGAGGAAAATACTGTAATAGAATCTGCTGAAAATACAGTAGAAGAAACAGTAAATACTACTGAAGAATCAACAGAATTACCAACAGAGCCTTCAACTGAAGCTAACGAAGCTGCAGAAGAAACTGATGTAATGAACGAGATTGACGATTCTAATGCTGAAGACGCTGAAGATACCGATACTGTAAAAAGACATGAAATACCTATGCCAGATTACCATGAAATGAGCATGGAAAATTTGGTGGGCGAATTACAACGATTAGTTAAGAACGAAAAGGTTCAAGCGATAAGAAAACATGTTGACTCCATTAAAGACGAATTCAATCAGAAATTTGATGAGTTTTTAGAAGAAAAGAAAGAAGAATTCATTGCTAACGGCGGTAATGAAATTGATTTTAGATATAATTCTGTAGACAAACAACAGTTCAACGAAGTATACTCAGAATACAGAGACAAGCGTAACCAACATTATAAAAGCTTAGAGAAAAGTCATAAAGAAAATCTTGCCTATAGATTAGATCTTATTGAACAGCTGAAAGCATTGGTTAATGTTGAAGAAGATATAAATACTACATATAACAATTTCAAAGATATACAGGCTAAATGGCGCCATGCTGGAGCTATACCGCGTGCTGATTATAACAATGTTTGGAAAACATACCACCACCACATTGAAATTTTCTATGATTTTTTAAATATTAATAGAGACTTAAGAGATTTAGATTTTAAGCACAACCTTGAAGAAAAAGGTAAAATAGTTGCTAGAGCCGAAGAACTATCGAAAGAACCAGATTTAAATAGAGCCTTTAGAGAACTACAAGTATTACACAAAATCTGGAAAGAAGATTTGGGACCTGTAGGTAAAGACCACAGAGAAGAAATTTGGGACCGTTTTAGTGCAGCAACCAAAATTATCCACGAAAGAAGACAAGATTACTTTAAGAATCTTGATAAAATAAAAGAGGAAAATTTAGAGCGTAAACATGCAATTATTGCTGAGATAAGTACACTTAGTGAAAATGTTTCAAGCAATCATGGTACTCTTCAACAACAGATAAAAAAATTAGAAGAACTTAGAGAAGCTTTTTTCAAGGCAGGTCAAGTACCACAAAAAGTAAATTCTAAAACTTGGAACAGTTTTAAAGGAGCAGTTCGTGTATTCAATCAAAATAAAAATGCTTTTTACAAGAACCTTAAAAAAGACCAACAAGAGAATTTAGATAAAAAAAGAGCTTTATTAGAAATTGCAGTTTCAATAAAGGATAGTGACGATTTTGACGCGACGACTTCAGAAATGAAACGCATTCAAGGACAGTGGAAAAAAATTGGTCATGTTCCAAGAAAGTACTCCGACAAATTATGGAAGGATTTTAAAGCTGCCTGCAATCACTACTTCGACAGATTAAATGCACTTAAAAATGATGCCTTTAAAGAAGAGGAAGCTAATTTTAAACTAAAAGATGAATTCCTTGACCGTCTTAAGGCATTTGAGTTAAGTGGTGACAAAGCTAAAGATTTAGAGGCTATCGAGAAATTTTCTGAAGAATGGAAAACTTATGGCAGAGTTCCTTTCAAAAAGAAAAACATCAATCAGAAGTTCGATAAAATTATAGATGCGCTATATGAAAAATGTGGTGTGAGCAAGCAAGAATCTGAACTGTTGAAATATGGCAACAAAATTCAGCAACTTAGCAATAACGACAATCAAGAACGTGCTATACAGAATGAGCGTGCTTTTATCAGAAAAAAGATAGATGAGAGCAAAGACGAAATTAGACAGTTAGAAAATAACTTACAGTTTTTCTCTAACGCATCAGAAACTAATCCGTTAGTACAAGATGTTATCAAAAGAGTTAACCAACACAAAGAATCATTGGCTGCTTGGAAAGCTAAATTGAAAAAATTAAACATCTTAAAAAATACACTTCTCAAAGAAGACGAGGAAGCAGAGGTTACAGAAGAGCCTACAACCGAAGAATAA